A stretch of the Argentina anserina chromosome 6, drPotAnse1.1, whole genome shotgun sequence genome encodes the following:
- the LOC126799288 gene encoding uncharacterized protein LOC126799288: MMCDSPIVQSKFSQSDSLSRYSHSSISCNSECQSRIVKDDSFLKVSKPDEGIRRLGSCNKSSYPYKFQLEQDVQRLERQLLEEIELHAILENAIEKNITSFSSASSLPYNAKELLSNIAELEVTVSELEQEFVALHFQLSQERNERRLAEYRLRHPSPQLMSPHPSGIMKLPISSPSRCTEQSSPELRNLSRNDSWQEAQDQSSETSGETPSLQSVIENAVDSVACGGDMKNSRKMDLVSLQPSDIRMLPKGLPSKGLWDHPNQLSEEMVRCMKNIFISLADSDVPSFSSSQESHLSPQSPRGHLSNSSWWSSSERSVISSWVQSPQVDIQNNSEVLASENACDPYRVRGKLSWADIGSYGLATEVSWMSVGKKQLEYAAGALRRFRVLVEQLAKINPIHLSCNEKLAFWMNLYNALIMHAYLAYGVPRSDLKLFSLMQKAAYTVGGHSYSATAIEYVILKSKPPLHRPQIALLLALHKLKVSDEQRKSVIDTYEPLVTFALSCGMYSSPAVRIYTAKNVREELQEAQRDFVRASVGVSNKGRLLVPKMLHCFAKGSVDDSNLAVWISHYLPPHQAIFVEQCISQRRQGLLGSRNCGILPFDSRFRYLFLPDKIPS, translated from the exons ATGATGTGTGACTCACCAATCGTCCAATCTAAGTTCAGCCA AAGTGATTCTCTCTCCAGATATTCGCATTCTAGCATCTCATGTAATTCTGAATGTCAGTCAAGGATTGTGAAAGATGACTCTTTTTTGAAG GTGAGTAAACCTGATGAAGGTATCAGACGACTTGGATCATGCAATAAAAGTTCATACCCGTACAAGTTCCAGCTTGAACAGGAT GTACAAAGACTGGAACGCCAGCTGCTTGAAGAAATAGAGCTACATGCTATTCTGGAAAATGCAATTGAGAAAAATATTACAAGTTTCTCAAGTGCATCATCCCTTCCTTACAAT GCTAAAGAGCTCCTGAGCAATATTGCTGAGCTGGAGGTTACAGTTTCAGAACTAGAACAGGAGTTTGTTGCTTTGCATTTCCAACTAAGTCAAGAAAGAAATGAAAGAAGGCTTGCGGAATACCGTCTGAGGCATCCATCTCCTCAGTTGATGTCTCCTCACCCCTCTGGAATAATGAAACTTCCG ATTTCATCTCCGTCGAGGTGTACAGAGCAGTCAAGTCCTGAACTTCGTAATTTGTCAAGAAATGACTCGTGGCAGGAGGCACAAGATCAATCATCAGAAACTAGTGGTGAAACACCATCCTTGCAATCAGTAATTGAG AATGCGGTGGACTCAGTTGCATGTGGCGGTGATATGAAAAATTCAAGGAAGATGGAtctcgtatctttacaaccTTCTGACATCAGAATGCTTCCTAAAGGGTTGCCCAGCAAGGGCCTCTGGGATCATCCTAATCAACTGTCAGAGGAGATGGTTAGATGTatgaaaaatattttcatATCTTTGGCTGATTCAGATGTAccatcattttcttcttcccaaGAGAGCCACTTGTCACCTCAGTCACCACGTGGACATCTCTCTAATTCCTCATGGTGGTCATCATCTGAACGGTCGGTGATTTCATCATGGGTGCAGAGCCCACAGGTAGATATACAGAATAACTCTGAAGTATTAGCTTCAGAAAACGCCTGTGATCCCTACAGAGTTAGAGGGAAACTGAGTTGGGCAGACATTGGGAGCTATGGATTAGCAACTGAAGTGTCTTGGATGTCGGTTGGTAAGAAGCAGTTAGAATATGCTGCTGGTGCTCTGAGGAGGTTCAG aGTACTTGTGGAGCAACTGGCAAAAATAAATCCTATCCATTTGAGCTGCAATGAGAAGCTTGCTTTCTGGATGAACTTATATAATGCACTTATCATGCAT GCTTACTTGGCTTATGGAGTCCCTAGAAGTGATTTGAAGCTTTTCTCTTTGATGCAAAAG GCAGCTTACACTGTTGGGGGACATTCTTACAGTGCCACTGCTATCGAGTATGTAATTTTGAAGAGCAAACCTCCACTCCATAGACCCcaaatt GCATTGCTTCTTGCCCTTCACAAGCTTAAGGTTTCAGATGAGCAACGGAAGTCTGTAATTGATACATATGAACCACTTGTTACCTTTGCTTTAAGCTGTGGAATGTACTCTTCACCGGCG GTAAGAATCTACACTGCAAAAAATGTAAGGGAAGAACTTCAGGAAGCACAGCGTGATTTTGTTCGAGCTTCAGTTGGGGTTAGTAACAAGGGGAGGTTATTGGTGCCAAAAATGCTGCACTGCTTTGCCAAAGGCTCTGTGGATGATTCAAATTTGGCTGTATGGATATCACATTACCTCCCGCCCCACCAAGCTATCTTTGTTGAACAATGCATATCACAAAGGCGGCAAGGCCTGCTTGGTTCGCGCAACTGTGGCATTTTGCCATTTGATTCACGTTTCCGTTACCTATTTCTACCCGACAAAATTCCATCATGA
- the LOC126797210 gene encoding uncharacterized protein LOC126797210: MLSSVAGPGVNYNIPSCEELKGCVFQDEVKEMQEYVRKVRESWATTGCSILLDSWTDEKGRNLVNFLVNCPQGPVYLFTHDISSSTGNVGAMRDLLEGIIKDAGAENVVQIVADSTTGWVGALGNEFHKRKGVFWAVSGSHCIELMLVKIGMTTSTKAILDKAKIITKFIHGHEEVLKLLKKHTCGRDLIKPSKIRIAMPFMTLDSIVYEKQELKDMFASSEWKMSIWVSGRESKCVADIVDDQSFWTGAEMVSKATMPLVRAIELMFEADKPLVGHIYETMDQVKERIKEELKNKKSQYMPFWQVIDDVWDNILHIPLHGAGYYLNPSLKYSSDSYCDDEVYIGLMNCIAQMAPDPSVQDVIHAQLKKYIRAEGSFKEGSSSGPRNAPPAMWWSSYGKQCPELQRFAIRILSQNSDGASRYGLKRTLALKLLTNGRNPIEKQRLSDLAFLHYNLQLQKFCSGVKTGIAAEDIDHADEWITAESPVVFQNGDLKEQPGNVAIGEGVSRFQLKTESM; the protein is encoded by the exons ATGTTAAGTTCTGTTGCTGGTCCTGGTGTGAACTACAATATTCCTAGCTGTGAAGAGCTCAAAGGTTGTGTCTTTCAAGATGAAGTGAAGGAGATGCAAGAATATGTGAGAAAGGTTAGGGAGTCCTGGGCTACTACTGGATGTAGCATATTACTGGACAGTTGGACTGATGAAAAGGGTAGAAACCTTGTTAACTTTTTGGTTAACTGCCCTCAAGGCCCTGTTTATCTCTTTACTCAtgatatttcttcttctactggCAATGTTGGTGCAATGCGTGACCTATTGGAAGGGATTATTAAGGATGCTGGGGCTGAAAATGTTGTACAGATTGTGGCAGATTCTACGACAGGGTGGGTTGGTGCTCTAGGCAATGAGTTCCATAAACGCAAAGGAGTGTTTTGGGCAGTGAGTGGATCTCATTGCATTGAGCTGATGCTAGTAAAGATTGGGATGACAACCTCCACTAAGGCAATTTTGGACAAAGCAAAGATTATTACAAAGTTCATTCATGGGCATGAAGAAGTTTTGAAGCTGTTAAAGAAACATACTTGTGGCCGTGACCTGATTAAGCCGTCGAAGATAAGAATTGCAATGCCCTTTATGACTTTAGATAGTATTGTATATGAAAAGCAGGAACTAAAAGACATGTTTGCCTCATCTGAGTGGAAAATGTCAATATGGGTTTCGGGAAGGGAGAGCAAATGTGTAGCAGATATAGTGGATGATCAGTCATTCTGGACTGGAGCTGAGATGGTATCAAAAGCAACTATGCCACTGGTTCGCGCTATTGAATTGATGTTTGAGGCTGACAAGCCACTTGTGGGGCACATATATGAAACTATGGATCAAGTTAAGGAGAGAATTAAAGAAGAGTTAAAAAACAAGAAGTCCCAATACATGCCTTTCTGGCAAGTAATCGATGACGTTTGGGACAATATTCTCCATATCCCTCTCCATGGAGCTGGTTACTATCTTAATCCGAGTCTCAAATACTCAAGTGACTCCTATTGTGATGATGAGGTTTACATTGGGCTTATGAATTGCATTGCACAAATGGCACCGGATCCTTCAGTTCAAGATGTAATACACGCTCAACTCAAGAAGTATATACGTGCTGAAGGTAGTTTCAAGGAGGGGAGTTCCAGTGGCCCAAGAAACGCTCCTCCAG CTATGTGGTGGTCTTCTTATGGTAAACAATGTCCTGAACTCCAGAGATTTGCCATTAGAATTTTGAGCCAAAACAGCGATGGTGCTTCAAGATATGGACTCAAAAGGACTCTAGCTTTAAAGTTGCTTACCAATGGACGGAATCCTATCGAGAAGCAACGGCTGAGTGATCTAGCTTTTCTTCATTACAATCTGCAATTACAGAAGTTCTGCTCAGGAGTGAAGACTGGCATTGCCGCTGAGGATATTGATCACGCGGATGAATGGATCACTGCTGAATCACCAGTTGTGTTCCAGAATGGTGATCTAAAGGAGCAGCCTGGCAATGTAGCTATCGGTGAAGGAGTTTCAAGATTTCAGCTCAAGACAGAGTCCATGTAA